The region ACAAGAGAAAGCTGCTTGCCAGCAATTAAATACATGtcaaacaacaaatacattcaTTGTTATGagaaaagtctattttttttgacagcattcactcattttgaaatgtttaggAGCAAGAATCAGTGTAGAAACCGTAAACAGATTACATTCAAGCAACGTGTTGATTCCTAGTCCTCCTCCTCCGGGTTTTATTTTCAAGTTTCAACCATATTCTCTCCTTGAGGCTTTTCAATGTTCCTTCCACTAACAGATTTTGGCAGTAGTGAGAATCGAAGACACTGGGTTTATGTTTGTTCAACAGATGTGGTCTTGAAAACTAACACTGGGTAAAGAGTGGTTTGAACACTTCCAGCAGTGCAAGTGCACATCTACAGTTCAATACGTAATCCTACAAGGCAAAAGCATGTTTGGACTTTATATCCCACACCAGGAGCAACATTgtcttagcaaaaaaaaaataaaataaaataagaaaatcacTTTCTGGAGAGATCTGTGAAACCAGTCCTTTACAGTCCCAAACACTACTGGGCTACAGATCTGTTCGGTTGTGGTTGGTAAGTGCTTGTTCTTTGGCCATTAGCCCCACTATGAGATCTTGAAAGAGACTTCAGCAGGTACTTTgggtgggtaaaaaaaaaaaccttcctttCTGCCTCCTAACAATAAACAAAGCCCACCTCTGTGGAAAAGCCGATTATCCAATCaagtcaccatggcaaccacaaaGAGCCCCAAGGTCTCTAAGAGACACTGGTATGCCAATCTCTCCAGCTCCCATGCTCCTCTGTGCTCTCTTCACAAAATGAGGAATGGGCCCAAGCCCAATTTCTTCATAAAACATTCTTCACCTCTCTTTCTATCATCAcgtcttcttcttcatttttttttttctgtgcaagcACAAATATGAGCAGTTTCCAGCGTGATATtctcacattttctctcatttcactCTTCCTCGCTTCAGGGCGTAACTTCAGGACTAATAACAGCTATTGTGCATTCTCCCTTCAGCTCCCCTCCTCACCTTTTTCTGATTAccaagaggagaaaaagggcCGCTTGCAGTGGAAGGTCTGCGTGAAGGCATTGCCCAGCGTGACCACGCGTCCCTGGCCGCCTGAACGGCTGCGCTCCACCACCACACGGGGCATCTGCACCAACTGGATGGGACTCTTCCCGTCCTTCAACGCCTGAGTCAGGTTCAACACCTGGGGACAAATGAGATTCATGTTTGAAATACAGAACCTGTGCAGTGTAAATAACAAGAACGATCAGATTTTGGTTATATGTTTACCTGTGTGTCATTTTTAATCAGgagaatttcaaaataaaatgaatatatgtCATCTCTGACCCAGTAAAGAAccaaaagatattcaatttactatcTCATGAAACCAGAGAATGATTTGGCCTCTTTGCttgaaaaaatggaaaacaaggaACTGATTATCACAATTTGCTAatccttcctgttttcatgGCAATACAAGAGAGCATGACGCAGCCTAAACAGAACACAACAACTCAAAAAGGTGGACAACACTGAACACAGTAAAGAACTACATCAAAAAAGAGACTTATGTTATGGAAGtaattagctaattagctaGTCTTTTATCCCAATATAATCTTGCTTATGCTTTAACACACTTAGTGGTCATTTCACATTCATATATATTACAGATTGGACCAGAGGGGTGAAAGGAAAGCAGgggcagaggggaggagcaggacCAAAAGACAGGAAAGGTGAGGCAGGGCAGCAGACAGTGGGTGGGTGAGGAAATGAGGTTAAGACCAGTGGTGATGAGGTTACAGAGCAAACAATGGAAGTGAATGAAAGTGGGGCacaagagagaaaggagagcaaGGTAGGATATAAAAGGAAAGAAGGGCTAAGAACAAAGGAGGGAGACAAATAGCACAGTCAAAAATagtcaggtaaaaaaaaacaaaaaaaaaaaactcacctgtCCCCTCATAACAGACATCTGTCTCTCAAACATGGTTTTATCAAAGCCTTTGTCCGtctgaaaaggaagaaaatgaccCGTGTTTACAGGCGtcctgtgtgtcactgtattCAACCATGCACACTTTGCTGCTGGACAGCTGCTAGTCTCCATCACTATTAAAACAAAGTTTAATTTAATGTCTACGAAGAAGTGGCTGGAACCTTGAACATCTCATAGAGGTCTTCACAGAGGTCCTGGACAAAGTTCATGTCCGAGAGGCGGGACAGCACCAGGTCTCTGGTCTCCTGGGAGAAGGCCACCTTAGCCTGGGGCAGCCATGCCCAGTGGAACGGGTCTGATGGAAGGAGACAACgtaaatgtacaaaatattagCATTACTGCTATTATCATTgtaatttaaagaaataattttattgtgttgtgctgcagcctaaaacacaaaaaaataaattcatcaaGGATCAAAATCAATAAATGCTGTTTGCACCATTCTTCAGTGAGGACAGGGTGTTGACAGACACAATAAGCGAAGAAGACGAAGCATAAAAGACaagaagtgagagagaaaaggcgCTAACATACAAGCTCTCCATTCGTCCGGGTGTTTGAAGGGGAAGGCCAGGCCGTTGTCAATTGCTGCAATCTTGATGCAGGAGTCTGGACAGGTCTCTGGCCACTCTGACTCCTACAGCGAGGGGGAGAAGAGAGATCACAGAACACATCACCATTAAACGGCTGAATGATTAATGACCAGTGACCAGACCAGTTATTGATCACTGTTCAAAGGTCTGATTAATTGGACAGATGGATGACAACCTTTGCTCATTTATCAACACTTGGCAGATAATGACTGATGATTGGTAGGCAGTTTGTGTTCGGATCGTTCTAACCAGCAAGGTCACTGGAGCACTGCTTTGTTCTGCTCATGCTGGCCCCTgtcctgtgtgtgaatgagtgacagAGCATAAAGTACACAGGCGCATGTGTTTGCTTATGCTTTTGTCCATGTGCGTGTCCATGGGATACGCACAGAAACCCCAAATCATTCACCTTGCCGACCCAAAATAACGTGAGTGTCAACACTGCAGCAGTTCAAGCGCGTGTGGATTTAACGTCACcttttgtccagcttcttctccttcttctccaggCTTCTCATACTTGATCAACCAGTTGTCGTTCCCTCGATCTGAGGAAGgacacaaagagaaagtgaaaataaaagtgtaGAGTAAGTTTTCATACTCAGATATaagctgaggagagagagcgcgAGCTATAGCTCTCAGAATTACTGATCATAATGACAAAGGTAAATACAATTTAACACACATGCGGAAACACACTAACAAACTTGCCAAAGACAGCTTTTGACAGCAAAGATGGCTGCTGTGTAAAAGAAGACAGTTAAAGAATAATTTTAGTCAAATCTGATGAATGGCTGATGAACAGTTTGACTAATGGGCTGTAACACAATGCTGTGTTTAAAGTTCCGCAAACCCAGTGTTAAAAtgtcaacacagacacaccctcACCTGTGTTTCTGATAACATAGTCTAACACCACCAGCCGCTCAAactgtgactgcagctgctTCCTGATGTTCTCTGGCAGCGGTTCTGCCTCAAAGCGCCGCAGCCAGTAGTCTGCTTCACGGTAACCCTCCACAAACAGCTGAAACGAGcccacctggaaacacacacacacacacaccatcacataaacatacacacaacagctgAAATATAAAGCCAACTTCCTCATAGTTAACCTTAAACAACATCTAACATCTACAAATCACCCAGAGGACTGGCTCAGCTGTTATACAGGTTTTAAATTATAGGCTAAAATTGGCACTGGAGGTGAGTAAAGCACACTAAACAAGAGACAAGAATATCCATTCACTgtctgaataaaaaacaaaaccgaAAATATAAAGTAGAGGTGACATTTATGCTGCCTCTGACCTGTTTATTTGAATAAACCTGTCTTttcagggaacacacacacacacactgaaactccTTCACTTCATAATGTTGAGACAGCACACCATACATATGTAACACACAACATTTTGACATTAAAGACAATGATTACACCAAAAACAAGTTCATTTTATAATTATTGGTAATGTATATTAGTATTGGTTCTAATTACAGCTCCCGGCCTATGTTTATACTAACAACTAAAAGTTGGAGGGATTAGACCTCAAAAGATGTACCAGTCTCTGTTACCTTGGGTGGAAGTCCCACTCTGTGGAAGCGTCGTCCCACCTTGGGGACTTTCTCTAAGGCGTACTTCTTCCCCCTGGACTTTGCTCTGTCGATGGCACTGTAATGGAATGTCTCACTCGCCAGATACACCacctggttaaaaaaaaaaaaaaggaagatgcTCAGTCAACACTAGTTAGGTTGCACCTTGTGACATGGTTCATTCAGGTGTTCACTGAATTTGACCGCATGTACATAAACCCATTAATCTATTTGAGTCTGAGCGCACAACTTTAAAATGCAATGACGTGCATGTTCTCTGAGGCCCACCTTGGTTTTTGGCACCACTCCAAGGCCGAGCTTGGTATCAACCAGCGAGGCTGCGGCCTCTGAGAGGTAACCCTGGTTAGGCAACAAGCAGCCTCGGCCAAAACAACACGGACAGCACAGCTGATGAGagaggcaaagacaaagaaCCACCACAAAACCTtaagaaagcttttttttaaaagcctggttcacagtgtttctgtggtcAGATTGTTttacagacaaataaaacacgTGACACAGCGTACCTTGTGAAAATATTTGGTCCATTTGGGGTTCAGGTGGCCATAAGGTTCCTCTGACTTTGGTTTGAAAACACCAATTATTTTCTGTAGCaggaaaaaagaatgaaaaaaatgtttcaataAATGCTATTCGTCAAACACCTGGCACGTGGCTGACCATGCAGAAATACAGCACAGCCATGTTCACTCTACAGAAACAGAATTTATACATTTCATGGGACCTGTAAGAACATGACGAAAGAGCCACAGGCACAGACTGTAAAATTATAAGCAACAGATGTAAAGTGACAGAGATGCTGCTAACAAGATACAGATCAATATCTTTCCCCTGTACTGTACACTAAACTTGTTAATGTGATGCTAATCCTGGCTGTTATCGACGCAAGCATCACTGGTTGCATTATTCAGTGAGTCTCCTGTGTATTTCTCAATTCCTCACTTCCTCTTCACTCCTTTCAGCTGCTGCATCTGTTCAAGAGCAATTCAGAACCACCTTATATCACAGTACCGTAAACTAACAGTCATAAAGCTAGAACACTTAATCACCAGTTAGGAaacctgaaaatatttttaaaactatTCTTTGATTCATGCTCCTTCCTTCACCCTCATCATCATTTATCATTGCCGTCCATCTATCACCAACTCACCCCTTTTGAGTCTTTGACGAAGTAGCTCCCACTGGAACCCTGTGAAATTCTCTCTGGAAAGACGCCGTTCTCGATAGCTTGTTCCGCCCTTTGGATAATATCAGCAAACTCAGGATCGTCAGGGAAATGGTTGAAG is a window of Toxotes jaculatrix isolate fToxJac2 chromosome 4, fToxJac2.pri, whole genome shotgun sequence DNA encoding:
- the pi4k2b gene encoding phosphatidylinositol 4-kinase type 2-beta; amino-acid sequence: MMSECDPTETNEPAVDTGATAVSVLESNFHSTDAPKVLFDKNRIGLGLAANPGVAVRISDSCESVLTELETDGSGEEALLLPCLAGGSSSPRGVREKRSRRNRHSSSSDKDTLASPGTNSGDFNHFPDDPEFADIIQRAEQAIENGVFPERISQGSSGSYFVKDSKGKIIGVFKPKSEEPYGHLNPKWTKYFHKLCCPCCFGRGCLLPNQGYLSEAAASLVDTKLGLGVVPKTKVVYLASETFHYSAIDRAKSRGKKYALEKVPKVGRRFHRVGLPPKVGSFQLFVEGYREADYWLRRFEAEPLPENIRKQLQSQFERLVVLDYVIRNTDRGNDNWLIKYEKPGEEGEEAGQKESEWPETCPDSCIKIAAIDNGLAFPFKHPDEWRAYPFHWAWLPQAKVAFSQETRDLVLSRLSDMNFVQDLCEDLYEMFKTDKGFDKTMFERQMSVMRGQVLNLTQALKDGKSPIQLVQMPRVVVERSRSGGQGRVVTLGNAFTQTFHCKRPFFSSW